The genomic region CCGTCGGCATTAGGGACATTTTTAACCATCTGCTCCGCCGCCAACCGGATCACGTTCATGGTACCGATCAAGTTAATCTGCACCACCTGGTTAAATGGGACGATGGGCATAGGCCCCTCTTTGGACAGGACCTTTCCGGGAGTGGCCACCCCGGCGCAATTGACGGCAAAATGGACGGCCCCGAAGGCGGCCATGGTTTGGTCTACAGCGGCCTGGACCGTTTTTTCATCAGTGACGTCGGTCTTGCAAAAAATGACCCTGGGCCCTAATTCCGAAGCCAGCATCCGCCCTCTTTCTTCGGCAAAATCCAGAATGGAAATTTTTGCTCCCTTTTCCAAAAGAAATCTCGCCGTACCTTCGCCCAGCCCCGAAGCCCCGCCGGTAATCAGGGCCACCCGATCTTTAATCTCCATAATAGCATTCTCCTTTTATCCTGATTTCAGGACCTATCATAGGCAATCGGGTCCGGCTGTCAAGATAAAAAAGGGATATAAAACCACTCGACTAAAAATTAGTCCCTTGTTATACTTTAGTTCGAAAATAGGTTTTTGGCACGGGTTTCACGGATTACACGGTTCAAACAATTGGGTATCCCTCGATCCCGTTAAGTCTGGATTGAGGGATGAAATAAAAGGTCTTGCCTTGCATGACGAATTGCTTCTGAATCAGCTTGAAGAACTGGCCGGCCGGCTTGAAATAGCCATCCGTTACGAGCCCGTAAATGCAGAAGAGACCTCCATAAGCGGCGGGCTCTGTCGTCTGAAAGGGAAATATGTGTTGATTATCCACTCCCAGACAACCGTAAAAGAGAAAATCCGTATCCTCATTGAGGCCCTGAGGCAGTTTCCGCTCAATGATATCTATGTCAAACCCGTTATCCGGGAGCTGCTGGAAGGATCCCAGGAATAGCCAATTTAAAGGGCTTGCATTTTTCGAAAAAAACCTTTAATGATAGCAGCAAATTTTTTTGTAACGCCCTTCATGGAAAATAAAAATCAGAAGTGACCTGAAAGGATATAAAACATGAAAATTAAAACTGCCCAGGATTACCTGAAAAGTCTGCGAAAATTAAACCATGTGATCTATTACAAGGGTAAAAAAATCAAGGATGTCACCCGTCATCCGGCCACGGCCCCCCATGTGCGGGCCGCAGCCATGACTTATGCCCTGGCCGATGATCCGGAATATAAGGACCTGGCGACAGCCACTTCCCATTTGACCGGGGAGACCATCAGCCGTTTTACCCATGTCCACCAGAATGTGGAGGATTTAATTAAAAAAGCCAAATTGCTGCGTGCCCTGGGCCGGAAGACCGGGTCCTGCTTTCAACGTTGTGTGGGGCTGGACGGTATCAATGCCACCTATTCGGTGACCTATGAAATCGACCAGAAATACGGCACGGATTATTTTGAGCGTTTCAAGAAGTGGCTGACTTATATCCAGGAGGAAAACCTGATGGTAGTCGGGGCCATGACCGACCCCAAAGGGGACCGCTCCAAAGGCCCGGCCGAACAGAGCGACCCGGATCAATATGTCCATGTCGTGGAACGCCGGGAAGACGGCCTGGTTATCCGT from Deltaproteobacteria bacterium harbors:
- a CDS encoding SDR family NAD(P)-dependent oxidoreductase, translating into MEIKDRVALITGGASGLGEGTARFLLEKGAKISILDFAEERGRMLASELGPRVIFCKTDVTDEKTVQAAVDQTMAAFGAVHFAVNCAGVATPGKVLSKEGPMPIVPFNQVVQINLIGTMNVIRLAAEQMVKNVPNADGEKGVVINTASIAAFEGQFGQAAYAASKAGVAGMTLPIAREFAGYGIRIMTIAPGIFGTPMLGGMSEKVKESLINMALFPKRLGQPIEFAMLAAQIIENPMLNGAVIRLDGGLRLGAR